A single region of the Nicotiana sylvestris chromosome 6, ASM39365v2, whole genome shotgun sequence genome encodes:
- the LOC104227554 gene encoding TPR repeat-containing thioredoxin TTL1-like, with protein sequence MSEMGLNGLTDRLKNSLSCNEFNNDGTDINKPDFRELDLSSPVSTRPKSNGVTTSTSSSSSSSGSMSGQNGSYPNPNRFNTNHSGELSGSVDSSRRFKPGHTRSRSDSQPLICSGRSSVNSPALNSLPTGNICPSGKILKTAIPSKSSKTDVFGSRTGNYGIGSIIRGGGVDISGAANAVKEKTYSQFASNPEELKRVGNVNYKKGNFAEALNYYDKAIAISPGNSAYHCNRAAALMGLKRVAEAVKECEEAIRLDPSYFRAHQRLGSLLLSLGQVENARDHMCFQGHQPDQADLQKLQAVEKHIGKCTDARRVGDWWSTLREADAAIASGADASPQLFACRAEALLKLHRLQDAELSLSNARKSESSTVGSQSKIFGMLSEAYILFVQSQMELALGRFANALTTIERAGQIDPRSIEVSVLFNNMRLVGRARARGNDLFKSERYTEACAAYGEGLRLDSSNAVLYCNRAACWYKLRQWEKSVDDCDQALHIQPNYTKALLRRAASNTKLERWAEAVRDYEVLRKELPQDNEVAESLFLAQVALKKSRGEDISDIKFGKEVELVSGLEQFQAAISSPGASVVHFEAASNLKCKQISPVFHTLCTKYPSMNFLKVDVDESPAIATAENVRILPTFKIYKQGSCIKEVVSPSPEVLESLVRHYPI encoded by the exons ATGTCAGAAATGGGTCTTAATGGTCTAACTGATCGGTTGAAAAACTCACTGAGCTGCAATGAATTTAACAACGATGGCACCGACATTAACAAGCCTGATTTCAGAGAACTGGATCTGAGTTCACCCGTTTCAACTCGCCCCAAATCGAATGGAGTCACAACTTCAACAAGCAGCAGCTCCAGCTCATCCGGATCAATGTCGGGTCAGAATGGTTCCTACCCGAATCCTAACAGGTTCAATACGAATCATTCCGGTGAACTTTCCGGTTCAGTAGATAGCTCACGTCGGTTCAAACCAGGCCATACCAGGTCCCGGTCTGATTCTCAACCGCTAATCTGCTCCGGTAGAAGCTCTGTAAATTCCCCTGCTTTAAATTCACTTCCCACAGGCAATATTTGCCCTTCAGGTAAAATTTTAAAAACAGCTATTCCAAGTAAATCTTCAAAGACTGATGTTTTTGGGTCAAGAACCGGAAATTACGGCATTGGCAGCATAATTCGGGGCGGTGGGGTTGATATTAGCGGTGCTGCCAATGCCGTAAAAGAAAAAACTTACTCGCAGTTTGCATCAAATCCAGAAGAGTTGAAGAGAGTAGGGAATGTGAATTATAAGAAGGGTAATTTTGCTGAGGCTTTGAATTATTATGATAAAGCTATAGCGATTTCGCCTGGAAATTCTGCATACCATTGTAATCGGGCAGCTGCATTGATGGGTCTTAAACGGGTGGCGGAGGCTGTGAAGGAATGTGAGGAAGCCATTAGATTGGATCCGTCATATTTTAGGGCGCATCAACGGCTAGGATCTTTGCTACTTAG TTTAGGGCAGGTTGAAAATGCCAGAGATCATATGTGCTTCCAAGGGCATCAGCCAGATCAGGCTGATTTACAGAAGTTGCAAGCAGTGGAGAAACATATTGGAAAATGCACTGATGCACGTAGGGTTGGTGATTGGTGGAGTACATTGAGAGAAGCTGATGCAGCAATTGCTTCTGGAGCTGATGCATCTCCTCAG CTATTTGCATGTAGAGCGGAAGCTCTTTTGAAGCTACACCGATTACAGGATGCTGAATTGAGCCTATCAAATGCTCGCAAGTCTGAATCATCTACTGTGGGATCCCAGTCAAAAATTTTTGGGATGCTCTCTGAAGCATACATACTCTTTGTTCAGTCTCAAATGGAGCTGGCTCTGGGAAG GTTTGCAAATGCACTTACCACCATTGAGAGAGCTGGACAGATTGATCCTCGAAGTATTGAAGTTTCAGTTTTATTCAACAATATGAGGTTGGTGGGACGAGCTCGTGCTCGTGGCAACGATCTATTTAAATCTGAGAGATACACTGAAGCTTGTGCGGCTTATGGGGAAGGTCTCAGGCTAGATTCTTCAAATGCAGTTCTATACTGCAATAGAGCAGCCTGCTGGTACAAACTCAGGCAGTGGGAAAAATCTGTGGATGATTGCGATCAAGCTCTCCATATTCAGCCAAATTATACTAAAGCCCTTCTTCGAAGAGCTGCCTCAAACACCAAG CTAGAAAGATGGGCTGAAGCTGTTAGAGATTATGAAGTTTTGAGGAAGGAACTTCCACAGGACAATGAAGTTGCTGAATCATTATTCCTAGCCCAAGTTGCCTTAAAGAAATCACGTGGAGAAGATATTTCCGATATTAAATTTGGCAAGGAGGTGGAGTTGGTTTCAGGTCTCGAGCAGTTTCAAGCTGCAATCTCATCACCTG GTGCATCTGTAGTCCATTTTGAAGCAGCATCCAACCTAAAATGCAAGCAGATATCTCCAGTTTTTCACACATTATGCACTAAATATCCTTCCATGAACTTTCTCAAG GTGGATGTGGACGAAAGCCCGGCAATTGCTACTGCAGAGAATGTCAGAATCCTACCAACATTTAAGATTTACAAACAGGGCAGCTGCATAAAGGAGGTAGTTTCGCCAAGCCCAGAGGTGTTGGAGTCATTGGTGAGGCATTACCCTATTTAA